In Haladaptatus paucihalophilus DX253, the following proteins share a genomic window:
- a CDS encoding GcvT family protein has translation MSTSSILPDEAGTLIVGAGCVGCSAAYHLSELGREDVVVVDQGPLFETGGSTSHAPGLVFQTAGNKLMSKMAQYTRELYDDLGGFRKCGGIEVAYTEDRWEFLKRKREWSRSFGVEDGELLSPSAVEERVPQINADVIHGGFYVPSDGKAHAVEASEEMANLARERGAEFYGNTKVIDLETDDGEIDAVVTEHGRIEADEVLLATNIWGPLFGEMVDVDVPLKPCAHQYLVSDSIDELAGSEREIEQPILRHQDRSLYFRQHGDAYGIGSYNHDPLLVEPEDIYGPDQLDDLGLEYPSLREFTAEHFVENTHPDHEQPAFDAASELIPAFEECDWETEMNGMFCFTTDGMPILGETEDIDGLWWALAVWVTQSGGVGNVIAEWMENGTPRLDGERVDATGASIDRFQGHHGADEFVRDRAAQQYREVYQLTHPRNQPKKQRGLRRSPYYPRQQDLGAEFYASDGWESPQWYEANEALLDEYDVPDRPEWIGRNWSKAHGAEHQAVRDRVGLYDLTSFTAIEVRGSGSERFLQGLLSNDIDVSPGRVRYTTMLNEDGGILADLTVSRLDEDRFLILTGGGSSGTTQGRWIRDHAPDDGTVEVIDRTSARCGLGVWGPNARKTLEGLVETDISHDAFPFFSCQETYVGGVPVTMLRVSFVGELGWELYAPQEYGAQLWDAVWDAGEEHGVLAMGDATLNSMSMEKGFRLWGTDISPEYNPYEANLSFAVDMETDFIGKEALAEAKESGIERRLVPVTLDEPGAVVDTGHPIVDGDEILGYTTRADYGYTIDAGIAYAYLPTDYTDAGQSVEVEYEGERFPTTVRNEPLFDSDREKILR, from the coding sequence ATGAGTACAAGTAGCATACTCCCCGATGAAGCCGGGACGCTCATCGTGGGTGCCGGGTGTGTCGGCTGTAGCGCGGCGTACCACTTGAGCGAACTTGGCCGCGAGGATGTCGTCGTCGTCGACCAGGGACCGCTGTTCGAAACGGGTGGCTCGACCTCGCACGCCCCCGGTCTGGTGTTTCAGACCGCCGGGAACAAGTTGATGTCCAAGATGGCTCAGTACACGCGGGAACTCTACGACGACCTCGGCGGCTTCCGGAAGTGCGGCGGTATCGAGGTGGCCTACACGGAAGACCGGTGGGAGTTCCTCAAACGGAAGCGCGAGTGGTCCCGCTCGTTCGGCGTCGAGGACGGGGAACTGCTCTCCCCATCGGCGGTCGAAGAGCGCGTTCCCCAGATAAACGCGGACGTCATCCACGGCGGGTTCTACGTCCCCTCCGACGGGAAGGCCCACGCGGTCGAGGCCTCGGAGGAGATGGCGAATCTGGCGCGCGAACGCGGAGCCGAGTTCTACGGGAACACGAAAGTCATCGACCTCGAAACCGACGACGGGGAAATCGATGCCGTCGTGACCGAACACGGCCGTATCGAGGCCGACGAGGTTCTCCTCGCCACGAACATCTGGGGGCCGCTGTTCGGCGAGATGGTGGACGTCGACGTACCCCTCAAACCGTGCGCCCACCAATATCTCGTCTCGGATTCCATCGACGAACTGGCCGGTTCCGAGCGCGAAATCGAACAGCCGATACTCCGCCATCAGGACCGCTCGCTGTACTTCCGCCAGCACGGTGACGCCTACGGCATCGGGTCGTACAACCACGACCCCCTCCTCGTCGAACCCGAGGACATCTACGGCCCGGACCAACTGGACGACCTCGGACTGGAGTACCCGTCGCTCCGCGAGTTTACGGCCGAACACTTCGTCGAGAACACGCATCCCGACCACGAACAACCGGCGTTCGACGCCGCGAGTGAACTGATTCCCGCGTTCGAGGAGTGTGACTGGGAAACCGAAATGAACGGGATGTTCTGTTTCACCACCGACGGGATGCCGATTCTCGGCGAAACCGAGGATATCGACGGCCTCTGGTGGGCGCTCGCCGTCTGGGTGACCCAATCGGGCGGCGTCGGGAACGTCATCGCCGAGTGGATGGAAAACGGCACCCCGCGACTCGACGGCGAGCGCGTGGACGCGACCGGTGCGTCCATCGACCGGTTCCAAGGCCACCACGGTGCCGACGAATTCGTCCGCGACCGAGCCGCACAGCAGTACCGCGAGGTCTATCAGCTCACCCATCCTCGGAATCAACCGAAGAAACAACGCGGCTTGCGCCGAAGTCCGTACTATCCGCGTCAGCAGGACCTCGGCGCGGAGTTCTACGCGAGCGACGGCTGGGAGTCACCGCAGTGGTACGAAGCGAACGAGGCGCTGCTCGACGAGTACGACGTCCCCGACAGACCCGAGTGGATAGGTCGCAACTGGTCGAAGGCACACGGAGCGGAACACCAAGCGGTCCGCGACCGGGTCGGGCTGTACGACCTCACATCCTTCACCGCCATCGAAGTGCGTGGCTCCGGTTCGGAGCGGTTCCTGCAGGGACTCCTCTCGAACGACATCGACGTGTCGCCCGGACGGGTGCGCTATACGACGATGCTCAACGAGGACGGGGGCATCCTCGCCGACCTGACCGTCTCCCGACTCGACGAGGACCGGTTCCTGATTCTGACCGGCGGCGGCAGTTCGGGGACGACGCAGGGCCGCTGGATTCGAGACCACGCCCCCGACGACGGCACCGTCGAGGTCATCGACCGGACCTCCGCCCGATGCGGCCTCGGCGTCTGGGGACCCAACGCTCGCAAGACCCTCGAAGGACTCGTCGAGACGGACATCTCGCACGACGCTTTCCCCTTCTTCTCCTGTCAGGAGACGTACGTCGGGGGCGTTCCGGTGACGATGCTCCGCGTCTCGTTCGTCGGCGAACTCGGCTGGGAACTGTACGCTCCGCAGGAGTACGGTGCGCAACTGTGGGACGCGGTCTGGGACGCTGGCGAGGAGCACGGCGTCCTCGCGATGGGCGATGCGACGCTCAACTCGATGAGCATGGAGAAAGGATTCCGGCTGTGGGGAACCGACATATCTCCCGAGTACAACCCCTACGAGGCGAACCTCTCCTTTGCGGTGGACATGGAGACCGACTTCATCGGAAAGGAAGCGTTGGCCGAAGCCAAAGAGTCTGGCATCGAACGAAGGCTCGTTCCCGTGACCCTCGACGAACCGGGTGCGGTCGTCGATACGGGCCACCCCATCGTCGACGGCGACGAGATTCTGGGCTACACGACCCGCGCCGACTACGGCTACACCATCGACGCCGGTATCGCCTACGCCTATCTGCCGACCGACTACACCGACGCCGGACAGTCCGTCGAGGTGGAGTACGAAGGCGAGCGGTTCCCGACGACGGTGCGGAACGAACCGCTGTTCGACTCCGACCGGGAGAAGATACTGCGCTGA
- the ilvA gene encoding threonine ammonia-lyase produces the protein MTTNTTERLSFSDIEQAIERLDDPSVVKRTPVERSTSLDDRTGGEVHLKMEHLQWTGSFKTRGAYNKIERDVVGTDTERVVAASAGNHAQGVALAATKLGIDSTIVMPKTAPQTKIDATRGYGGEVELVGQDFREAMNHAQSLAEDGSAELIHAYDDPAIIAGQGTLGVEMYEDLPTVDTVVVPIGGGGLISGIAMAFAELSPETRIVGVQATGAATVPDSLDKGIPKTLDSVDTIADGIATGGISELTLSLIEQHVDEIVTVTDSQIARAVLFLLERAKQVVEGAGAASVAAVMSESLDVEGETVMPLLCGGNLDMTMLQTVLVHALTNREQLLRLRVRIHDQPGEMQEVSGIIADHGANIRNVRHDRSAPELDVGEAYLVFQVETSGAGQARNIIRSIRSHSYEVIHVNS, from the coding sequence ATGACTACCAACACGACGGAACGACTCTCCTTTTCGGACATCGAACAGGCCATCGAACGACTCGACGACCCGTCCGTCGTGAAGCGGACGCCCGTCGAACGGAGCACGTCGCTCGACGACCGAACCGGCGGCGAGGTGCACCTGAAGATGGAGCATCTCCAGTGGACGGGGTCGTTCAAAACCCGCGGCGCGTACAACAAAATCGAGCGCGACGTGGTGGGGACGGACACCGAGCGCGTCGTCGCAGCGAGCGCCGGGAATCACGCGCAGGGCGTGGCGCTCGCGGCGACCAAACTCGGCATCGATTCGACCATCGTGATGCCCAAGACCGCACCGCAGACGAAAATCGACGCGACGAGGGGCTACGGCGGCGAGGTGGAACTCGTCGGACAGGACTTCCGCGAGGCGATGAATCACGCACAGTCCCTCGCCGAGGACGGCTCCGCGGAACTCATCCACGCGTACGACGACCCGGCCATCATCGCCGGGCAGGGCACGCTCGGCGTCGAGATGTACGAGGACCTCCCGACCGTCGATACCGTCGTCGTTCCCATCGGCGGCGGCGGCCTCATCTCGGGTATCGCGATGGCTTTCGCCGAACTGTCCCCCGAGACGCGTATCGTCGGCGTCCAAGCGACGGGCGCGGCGACCGTCCCCGACAGTCTGGACAAAGGGATTCCAAAAACGCTCGACTCGGTGGACACCATCGCGGACGGCATCGCAACCGGCGGCATCTCCGAGTTGACGCTCTCGCTCATCGAACAGCACGTCGACGAAATCGTCACCGTGACCGACAGCCAAATCGCGCGTGCGGTTCTCTTCCTCCTCGAGCGGGCGAAACAGGTGGTCGAAGGTGCCGGTGCGGCCTCGGTCGCGGCCGTCATGAGCGAATCCCTCGACGTCGAGGGAGAGACGGTGATGCCGCTGCTCTGTGGCGGAAACCTCGATATGACGATGCTGCAAACCGTGTTGGTGCACGCGTTGACGAACCGCGAGCAGCTCCTTCGGCTTCGGGTGCGCATCCACGACCAACCCGGGGAGATGCAGGAGGTGTCCGGCATCATCGCGGACCACGGGGCGAACATTCGCAACGTCCGCCACGACCGCTCGGCACCGGAACTGGACGTCGGCGAGGCCTACCTCGTCTTCCAGGTGGAGACGAGCGGTGCCGGGCAGGCGAGGAATATCATCCGTTCGATACGCAGTCACTCCTACGAGGTCATCCACGTCAACTCCTGA